Proteins encoded together in one uncultured Methanobrevibacter sp. window:
- a CDS encoding aldo/keto reductase yields MIYNTLGKTGLEVSRLGFGLMRLPTKANNADIDKVEATKMLDYAIENGVNIFDTAFSYHSEVLGNNGESENFLGEYFSENTLRDEILLQTKSPSWAIEKFEDFDYYLDEQLKKLQTDYIDLYLLHSLTVPDWEKVRDLNVMDFLDDALSSGKIKHVGFSSHIEVDYVIEIIDEYPKFEVALTQLNYLDEYYQSGVMGTNYLKQVNMGSMIMEPLRGGRLVNNIPDEVNKIWDMAEVKRTPVEWGLQYLWNRDDVDCVFSGMTTLEQVKDNVRIASTEDVISEYDQEIIREVARTYRTFLGNNCSRCGYCMPCPHGVDIINCLTEYNIAHMMGDPKASAMQYFSLIDDDSRADSCVDCKECIPFCTQMIDIPAELQKVYEYFGSDFDHF; encoded by the coding sequence ATGATATACAATACACTTGGAAAAACAGGTTTAGAAGTTTCAAGATTGGGTTTTGGATTAATGAGACTTCCAACCAAAGCCAACAATGCGGATATTGACAAGGTTGAAGCGACCAAGATGCTTGATTATGCAATTGAAAATGGAGTCAACATTTTCGATACCGCTTTTTCGTACCATTCCGAAGTACTGGGAAACAATGGAGAAAGTGAAAACTTCCTTGGTGAATATTTCAGTGAAAACACCCTAAGGGACGAGATTCTCCTTCAGACAAAATCACCTTCATGGGCAATTGAGAAGTTTGAGGATTTTGACTATTATCTTGACGAACAGCTGAAAAAGCTCCAGACTGACTACATTGACCTCTACCTTCTGCATTCCCTCACCGTCCCTGACTGGGAGAAGGTAAGGGATTTGAACGTCATGGATTTCCTTGACGATGCCCTTTCAAGTGGAAAAATAAAACATGTAGGTTTTTCATCCCATATCGAGGTCGACTATGTAATCGAGATTATTGACGAGTATCCGAAATTCGAAGTTGCCCTCACACAGCTGAACTACCTTGACGAGTATTACCAGTCAGGAGTCATGGGAACCAATTACCTGAAGCAGGTGAATATGGGAAGCATGATCATGGAACCTCTCAGAGGAGGAAGACTTGTCAACAACATTCCCGACGAGGTAAACAAGATTTGGGATATGGCAGAAGTCAAAAGGACTCCGGTCGAATGGGGTCTGCAGTACCTCTGGAACCGTGACGATGTGGATTGCGTCTTCAGCGGAATGACCACCCTTGAACAGGTAAAGGACAACGTCAGGATTGCATCAACAGAGGACGTTATTTCAGAATATGACCAGGAGATAATCCGTGAGGTCGCACGTACCTACAGGACATTTTTGGGAAACAACTGTAGCCGCTGCGGCTACTGCATGCCGTGTCCGCATGGTGTGGACATCATAAACTGCCTTACCGAATACAATATCGCACACATGATGGGCGATCCGAAGGCAAGCGCGATGCAGTATTTCTCCCTCATCGATGACGATTCAAGGGCGGACAGCTGTGTGGACTGTAAGGAATGCATTCCGTTCTGTACCCAAATGATTGATATTCCGGCCGAACTCCAGAAGGTTTACGAGTATTTCGGCAGTGACTTTGACCATTTCTGA